The segment CACTAATTTGCCCTTTTAAAGGCTTAAGATTTCCACTTATTAGTTCAAAAAGTGTACTTTTACCACTACCACTACTTCCAACTATTGAAATAAGTTGACCTTTTTGTAGTTTAAGGTTAAAATCTTTGTATATTAATTTATCTTTTATATAACCAAAATCTAAATTTTTTATTTCTAAAACTGTGTTATTTTCCATCATTTTTCCCATTAAGTAGATGATACTATATAAAAAAACAGTTTAAAAGATAAGTAAATATTAAAGAAAAAGATTATCTCTATAAAAACCTTATTAAATAGATAACATAAGTTAAATAAAAGTTAAAAGTGCTAAAATCTAATTTTTATAATTTAAGGAGAGAATGAATGAAAAAGATTGTTTTAGGAACAATAATCGCTGCTGCATCTTTAATGGCTGCAAGTTTTGCACCATGTGCTGCATGTCACGGAGCTACTGCTGAAAAAGCTGCATTAGGTAAATCACAAATCATTAAAGGTTGGCCAGTTGAAAAAACTGTTGCTGCTTTAAAAGGTTACAAAGATGGATCTTATGGTGGAGCTATGAAAGGTGTTATGAAAGGTCAAGTTGCAAGACTTTCTGATGCTGACATTGAAGATTTAGCAAAACAAATCGCTGCATTTTAATTAGCGATTATTCCTAAAAAAAAGTGGACTACTACGGTAGTTCACTTTTTTTTTGCTCTTTTTTTACTGAAGAATTCATCTCTTTTTTCTTTTCCTCTTTTCTTCTTGCATCATTTAAATCATCTTCACTATCAAATAAAAGACCACCCATCATCTTTTCACTATCATCAAACATCCCTTTTTTTGCACCCCAAATAAACATACCTAAAACTGCAAAAGAGACAATAAGTCCAACCATTAGCATCATAAAAAGTGTATCGTTAATCATTCTTTTTCCTATTTTTTCATTTTTATTCTCATTGAATTTGCAACAACTAGAAGAGAACTTAAACTCATTGAAGCTGCGGCTACTAAAGGTATTACAAATCCTGCCATTGCTAAAGGAATAGTAATCATATTATACACTAAAGATAATAGTAAGTTTTGTTTTATAAATTTAAATGTTCTTTTTGATATTTCAAATGCTTCTTTTAAACTTTGTAAAGAATTATTTAAAAGTACAACATCTGAAACAGAAATTGTAATATCAGCTGAATTACCCATAGCTACAGAAATATCTGAACTAGCTAAGGCAACAGAGTCATTTATACCATCACCAGCCATAATAACA is part of the Arcobacter arenosus genome and harbors:
- a CDS encoding c-type cytochrome, whose translation is MKKIVLGTIIAAASLMAASFAPCAACHGATAEKAALGKSQIIKGWPVEKTVAALKGYKDGSYGGAMKGVMKGQVARLSDADIEDLAKQIAAF
- the ccoS gene encoding cbb3-type cytochrome oxidase assembly protein CcoS, which encodes MINDTLFMMLMVGLIVSFAVLGMFIWGAKKGMFDDSEKMMGGLLFDSEDDLNDARRKEEKKKEMNSSVKKEQKKSELP